A genomic segment from uncultured Vibrio sp. encodes:
- a CDS encoding cytochrome b562 — MLRPLVLGCAIALGSSYAMAEAVDLKQNMKQMKMDFKQAAEASDVETMKTAIDSLQAIVEQSKRGNYPPEKFDTFLEGFNKLSVTLDSIEADLDAGNLTEAKAQLREIDSLREEYHDKRNPSIWSKLFG; from the coding sequence ATGTTACGTCCTTTAGTTTTAGGGTGTGCGATTGCGTTGGGCTCAAGCTACGCAATGGCGGAAGCTGTCGATCTAAAACAGAACATGAAACAAATGAAGATGGATTTCAAACAAGCGGCCGAAGCGTCGGATGTTGAAACCATGAAAACAGCCATTGATAGTTTACAAGCGATCGTTGAGCAATCTAAGCGCGGTAATTACCCACCGGAAAAGTTTGATACGTTTCTTGAAGGCTTCAACAAGTTGTCGGTGACACTAGACAGCATCGAAGCGGACTTAGATGCGGGTAATCTTACCGAAGCGAAAGCGCAACTGCGTGAAATTGACAGCTTGCGAGAAGAGTACCACGACAAACGCAACCCAAGTATCTGGAGCAAGCTGTTTGGTTAA
- a CDS encoding phosphatase yields the protein MEFKVDTHTHTYASGHAYSTLIENAQSAKENGLVMFCTTDHAESMPGAPHYWFFSNQKILPRYLEGVAIIRGVEANILNIEGDIDIPSSVDRNLDWVIASFHEPVFVPSNRETHTEALLNVIQSGRVDALGHLGNPNFDFDFETVLKCAQEHHVAIEINNTTLRGNSRVGSVDRCYEIAQIGKELGVFFTTGSDAHFCHDVGNLDLVGELMDNVGIKSESVITHSAKQFLSFLERRGREPIAEYDEMRHA from the coding sequence ATGGAATTTAAGGTTGATACCCATACACACACGTATGCCAGCGGGCACGCTTATAGTACGTTGATTGAAAACGCTCAGTCGGCAAAAGAGAACGGGCTCGTCATGTTCTGCACTACCGACCACGCAGAATCAATGCCGGGTGCGCCTCATTACTGGTTTTTCTCCAACCAAAAAATTCTGCCTCGTTATCTCGAAGGTGTTGCCATCATTCGTGGCGTTGAAGCTAATATCCTAAATATTGAAGGCGATATTGATATCCCGTCAAGCGTTGACCGTAATCTTGACTGGGTCATTGCCAGTTTCCATGAGCCAGTGTTTGTTCCATCGAATCGGGAAACCCATACAGAAGCGTTACTCAATGTTATCCAAAGTGGTCGTGTTGATGCACTTGGGCACTTGGGTAACCCTAATTTTGACTTTGATTTTGAGACGGTCTTGAAATGTGCGCAAGAACATCACGTTGCGATTGAGATCAACAATACAACCCTAAGAGGAAACAGCCGTGTGGGTAGTGTTGATCGTTGTTATGAGATCGCTCAGATAGGCAAAGAGTTGGGTGTGTTTTTTACGACAGGCAGCGACGCCCATTTTTGCCATGATGTCGGTAACCTCGATCTGGTTGGTGAACTGATGGACAATGTGGGTATTAAAAGCGAGAGCGTCATTACACACTCGGCTAAGCAGTTCTTGTCGTTCTTGGAGCGTCGCGGGCGAGAACCCATTGCAGAATATGATGAAATGCGCCACGCATAA
- a CDS encoding serine protease, translated as MRLNHVLISGAFLILPITTFADADATSSEQDISTAIIGGEPTTLNQLPFFARLILHKTGASSFSNICGGSIVNDRYILTAAHCVESGVFTDGWSADDLRVLVKNPTMDDVYVSEFKDVRSITIHPRYNSASLWINDLALLELSQPITDNVQSITLPQDFGDYSDAEVYQIFGLGQTSTNDTSSTNYLRWAEVEPLTDSECAALVSGYNAQETLCANGFEDRAYTGICSGDSGGPLTYVDGNGMYQQIGIVSYGSSDCESADIPSVFTEILNYASWIEQQTNSGVKTSYNAELAATEDYHSEGDSQFYEQGGNDDGGSGGSVGAGFLFIGGWLGWIRRRQSNKDSAT; from the coding sequence ATGAGGTTAAATCATGTTTTGATTAGCGGGGCTTTCCTCATTTTGCCTATAACGACTTTTGCAGATGCCGATGCCACCTCCTCTGAACAAGATATCTCTACTGCTATCATTGGCGGTGAGCCAACCACGTTGAATCAGCTGCCATTTTTTGCTCGCTTGATATTACATAAGACAGGGGCCAGCTCATTCTCTAATATCTGTGGCGGCTCTATTGTGAATGATCGCTACATTTTAACCGCGGCACATTGCGTAGAGTCAGGGGTGTTTACTGATGGATGGAGCGCTGATGATCTACGTGTTTTAGTGAAAAATCCGACCATGGATGACGTTTATGTCTCCGAATTTAAAGACGTTCGCAGTATAACCATTCATCCAAGATATAATTCGGCCTCTTTATGGATTAATGACCTGGCCCTGCTAGAACTCTCCCAACCTATTACTGATAACGTGCAGTCCATCACCCTGCCCCAGGATTTTGGTGATTACAGTGACGCAGAGGTTTACCAAATCTTTGGTTTGGGACAGACCTCGACGAATGACACTTCGAGCACAAACTATTTGCGCTGGGCAGAAGTTGAACCATTGACCGACTCCGAATGCGCCGCATTGGTTTCCGGCTACAACGCTCAAGAGACTTTATGTGCAAATGGGTTTGAGGACAGGGCATATACCGGTATCTGCAGTGGCGATTCCGGCGGACCACTCACCTACGTAGATGGTAACGGCATGTATCAACAGATTGGTATCGTCAGTTATGGTTCATCCGATTGTGAATCTGCAGACATACCGAGTGTGTTTACCGAAATACTTAACTACGCCTCGTGGATCGAGCAGCAAACCAATTCTGGTGTAAAAACCAGTTATAACGCAGAGTTAGCCGCAACAGAAGATTATCACAGTGAGGGGGATTCTCAGTTTTATGAACAAGGCGGCAATGACGATGGAGGCAGTGGTGGTTCAGTCGGTGCAGGCTTCTTGTTTATAGGGGGATGGCTTGGTTGGATACGTCGGCGTCAATCTAACAAAGATTCGGCGACATAA
- a CDS encoding DMT family transporter, whose protein sequence is MLTFLLTVVVMLAFAANSLLCRAALVDGLSDAGSFTLIRLISGAATLIFFLVVTGTWHSEKPTSRFKVLSGVTLFGYAVLISYAYLNMDAGTGALLLFGAVQLTLLTLHWWQGERFKTLEVIGIAVSILGFAWLMLPSATRPDTWSTLLIVISGVCWALFTALGKNAPSPSSGIAWGFIAASVIGLLLSPFLLSSVNLTIEGILLAITSGVLASGIGYLLWYHVIQKLTLLQAAISQLSVPVIALVLGSILLDESLSLHSILTSTIILGGIALVFLSRSQSASKE, encoded by the coding sequence ATGCTTACTTTTTTGCTGACCGTTGTCGTGATGCTCGCTTTTGCTGCCAACTCTCTGTTATGTCGCGCGGCATTGGTCGATGGACTAAGCGATGCGGGAAGCTTCACACTCATCCGGTTAATCTCTGGGGCTGCCACCCTTATATTTTTTCTGGTTGTCACTGGTACCTGGCATTCTGAAAAACCGACCAGCCGCTTTAAAGTACTCTCTGGGGTGACGTTATTTGGCTATGCGGTATTGATTTCGTATGCCTATCTAAATATGGATGCCGGAACGGGTGCGCTGCTCCTATTTGGGGCTGTACAGTTAACCCTTCTAACTTTGCATTGGTGGCAAGGTGAACGATTCAAAACCTTAGAAGTGATTGGCATCGCCGTCTCCATTCTCGGTTTTGCTTGGCTAATGCTTCCATCTGCAACCCGTCCGGATACCTGGTCGACACTCCTTATCGTGATATCTGGAGTGTGTTGGGCACTCTTTACAGCGCTTGGCAAAAATGCTCCATCACCTAGCAGTGGTATTGCATGGGGCTTTATCGCCGCCTCTGTGATCGGCTTGCTCCTCTCCCCTTTTCTCCTCTCTTCGGTCAATCTCACTATCGAGGGGATCTTACTGGCTATCACCTCCGGTGTGCTGGCATCAGGGATCGGTTATTTACTCTGGTATCACGTAATACAGAAACTGACCCTGCTTCAAGCCGCAATAAGCCAACTTTCTGTACCCGTTATAGCCCTAGTACTCGGGTCTATTCTGCTCGATGAATCCCTGTCACTCCATTCCATCCTCACCAGTACAATCATTTTAGGTGGTATCGCGCTGGTCTTTTTGTCTCGCTCTCAAAGCGCAAGTAAAGAGTAA
- a CDS encoding FUSC family protein: MNDKIKFAIKVSLSLTLAYLIPFAMGWPQASTAATTVMLIATTGSRRESLAKGTLRVLGTLVGAVIGLLLVGLFAQDRLLYMLSVSVVVSFIFYFRNAYQKDPTLLMLTGVMTLMMSNGGDADGAFLYGIDRAYMTVFGVVVYTLVGTFLFPVKTEQNLRQLIEQLNQTQQALFATLVNRFEQKHESDPQAIDDLESPEESEHRTSQLDIDKLTEDMFVAQNSLEQRFATVSVECSDVSAYLKEWRLAVHLSKQITQQLSVAVHSHFSLEEDRQCITHFDETIAEIEQLFQTCQQVWEDNEHVYRAKEFKVDYNQESLESVPHLTKGSAITLGFLLESMHQNLSRLAESISCIDSVTNNVSFHIEIPKPKGKFLWWDAENFKTAVKTFVTYWVAGLIWIYFNPPGGYSFVIFSTIFMSLLSFVPVHPILLLVLFTFGFLFAVPSYLFILPQLDLGMELGLFIFIYTFVGFYLFNGPITIFYMVGLFVLGLDNNMFYHFGILMTIMTLFYLVVFMIIFSHYFPFSSRPEHLFLTIKERYFRHTRSLFVTYQQQSDSFLTPLKRALHLVTLNVSAKKLKVWGSKINHKHFDQTTPEAIGAFSKACDVLCSHINVLMVAEKKLLANPLINQLRQQHRDSIIPSMVGALASHQVTAELDSVFNQYSLDYQSFEDKLEDFFNELDLSDYAYSEIAGFYILLNLKRNVFEAIKHCKQTYEDIDWVNLQQKRF; encoded by the coding sequence ATGAACGACAAGATTAAATTTGCTATAAAAGTATCGCTTAGCCTCACCTTGGCTTATCTGATCCCCTTTGCGATGGGTTGGCCGCAGGCATCTACTGCTGCAACCACAGTGATGCTGATCGCCACAACAGGCAGTCGCCGAGAGTCTCTCGCAAAAGGCACACTACGTGTTCTCGGCACTCTGGTCGGCGCGGTTATTGGCTTGTTACTCGTTGGGCTCTTCGCGCAAGACCGTCTGTTATATATGCTGAGCGTGTCCGTTGTCGTTTCATTTATCTTTTATTTTCGCAACGCTTACCAAAAAGACCCAACGTTACTGATGCTAACTGGCGTGATGACATTAATGATGTCCAACGGTGGTGATGCGGACGGCGCCTTTCTCTATGGTATCGATCGCGCCTATATGACAGTTTTTGGTGTGGTGGTCTACACACTTGTCGGCACCTTTCTATTCCCAGTCAAAACCGAACAAAACCTACGTCAGCTTATCGAGCAGTTAAATCAAACACAGCAAGCGCTGTTCGCTACGCTGGTTAATCGCTTTGAGCAGAAACATGAATCAGACCCACAGGCCATCGATGATTTAGAATCACCGGAGGAGTCAGAGCACAGAACTTCTCAACTCGATATCGACAAGCTCACCGAAGACATGTTTGTCGCGCAAAATAGCCTGGAACAACGATTCGCGACGGTAAGTGTCGAATGCAGCGATGTATCTGCGTATTTGAAAGAGTGGCGCCTGGCCGTTCATCTAAGCAAACAAATCACTCAACAACTATCGGTTGCCGTACATAGCCACTTCAGCCTGGAAGAAGATCGTCAGTGCATCACTCATTTTGATGAAACGATAGCGGAGATAGAACAGTTATTCCAAACATGTCAGCAGGTTTGGGAAGACAATGAACACGTTTATCGCGCTAAGGAATTTAAGGTTGATTACAATCAAGAGTCATTAGAATCGGTACCACATCTTACTAAAGGCTCTGCGATCACATTAGGTTTTCTGCTGGAATCAATGCATCAGAACCTTTCGCGCCTGGCTGAAAGTATCAGCTGTATAGATTCAGTGACGAACAACGTCTCGTTCCATATTGAAATCCCCAAGCCGAAAGGTAAGTTCTTGTGGTGGGATGCAGAAAACTTCAAAACAGCGGTCAAAACCTTCGTCACTTATTGGGTTGCGGGACTCATCTGGATTTACTTTAATCCTCCGGGTGGTTATTCGTTTGTGATTTTCTCGACCATATTTATGTCCTTGCTTTCCTTTGTGCCCGTGCACCCTATTTTGTTACTGGTGCTGTTCACTTTTGGTTTCTTATTTGCGGTGCCATCTTACCTATTTATCCTGCCGCAACTGGATCTGGGAATGGAGCTTGGTCTGTTTATCTTTATCTACACATTTGTTGGTTTTTACCTTTTCAATGGACCGATAACCATCTTCTACATGGTCGGCCTTTTTGTCCTGGGACTGGACAATAATATGTTCTACCACTTCGGCATCTTAATGACGATCATGACGCTGTTCTATCTGGTGGTATTTATGATTATTTTTTCTCACTACTTTCCGTTCAGTTCAAGACCCGAGCACCTTTTCTTAACCATAAAAGAACGCTATTTCCGGCATACGCGATCTCTGTTTGTCACCTATCAACAGCAGTCTGATTCTTTTCTCACGCCACTTAAACGTGCTTTGCATCTGGTGACGTTGAACGTATCGGCTAAGAAACTCAAAGTATGGGGTTCAAAAATCAATCACAAACATTTCGACCAAACAACGCCAGAAGCGATTGGTGCGTTCAGCAAAGCTTGTGATGTCCTGTGCAGCCACATCAATGTGCTCATGGTTGCTGAGAAAAAATTGTTGGCGAATCCGTTGATTAACCAGCTTCGTCAACAACATCGTGACTCTATCATTCCTTCAATGGTAGGGGCGTTAGCCAGCCACCAGGTTACAGCAGAACTCGACTCCGTTTTTAATCAATACAGTCTGGATTACCAGTCTTTCGAAGATAAATTGGAAGATTTTTTTAATGAGCTAGATTTATCTGACTACGCTTATTCAGAGATAGCCGGTTTTTATATCTTGCTGAATTTAAAACGGAACGTATTCGAAGCAATAAAACATTGCAAGCAAACCTACGAGGATATCGATTGGGTGAACTTACAGCAGAAGCGGTTTTAA
- a CDS encoding TolC family protein, with protein MMLQKLTKPSLAIITLIGLSACTTVGPDYIHPQQPALPSDWSLQKAVQDTEQSEQKVQQWWQQFNDPTLNQLVELASQQNLDLEAAGLRIVQARALVGVASGLQYPQVQTLSGNLARAYVNDQGLNNAALSFDAAWEMDIWGKYARGIESVEAGYYATIASYHDIMVTITSEVVRNYINYRTYQERILLSRRNIEIQERVVHITQIQFDSGNVTELDVQQAQNQLYTTRAAQPSLEIAMKQSRAAIALLLGVLPEDVDTILASNGLPERIAEYETQFKSTGRKTALSGNDENSIVPRPPLLETQIDANLVMRRPDLQVSEMQARAQSAKIGVAEAALYPSFSLFGSIGIDSTVPDGSSFSFSDSLTMVAGPAFSWNIFQYGRVKNNIRFEDASFQETLTNYNKKVLQAVNEVTNALEAYDLYLQQKSLRLQSVNSSIRAFNISMTQYENGQISFERLLNSVEKMTRAEDNYASIKGNVANQVVALYKSLGGGWQAQTGKPFLSDSIAKQMVDRTDWDGYLDQENRVLPPLPIEQTTGTVPKGEEP; from the coding sequence ATGATGCTGCAAAAATTAACGAAACCAAGCCTCGCCATAATAACTCTGATTGGGCTCAGTGCATGTACGACTGTGGGACCGGACTATATCCATCCACAGCAACCGGCTTTACCAAGTGATTGGTCATTGCAAAAAGCCGTTCAAGATACGGAGCAATCGGAACAGAAGGTACAACAGTGGTGGCAACAATTTAATGACCCAACGCTGAATCAACTGGTTGAACTGGCGAGCCAGCAAAACCTTGATTTGGAAGCGGCTGGGTTACGTATTGTCCAAGCCCGAGCCTTAGTCGGCGTCGCATCTGGACTGCAGTATCCACAAGTACAAACCCTATCCGGTAATTTGGCTCGAGCTTACGTTAATGACCAGGGGCTCAATAACGCCGCTCTCTCCTTTGATGCGGCGTGGGAGATGGATATTTGGGGTAAATACGCGCGTGGTATTGAATCGGTAGAAGCAGGTTACTACGCAACGATTGCGTCTTACCACGACATCATGGTGACAATCACTTCGGAGGTGGTGCGTAATTACATCAACTATCGAACCTACCAAGAACGTATTTTACTCTCTAGACGAAACATCGAGATTCAAGAGCGCGTGGTACACATTACTCAAATTCAATTTGACTCAGGTAACGTGACTGAACTTGACGTTCAACAAGCTCAGAACCAGTTATACACCACCAGAGCGGCCCAGCCGAGCCTTGAAATTGCAATGAAACAGTCGCGTGCTGCGATTGCTCTTCTGTTGGGCGTATTACCAGAAGACGTGGATACAATACTGGCATCGAACGGGCTTCCTGAGCGTATTGCAGAGTACGAAACGCAGTTTAAATCAACTGGCAGAAAAACGGCGTTATCTGGCAATGACGAAAACTCTATTGTCCCGCGCCCACCGCTTTTAGAGACCCAAATCGATGCAAACCTGGTCATGCGCAGACCAGATCTGCAAGTCTCTGAGATGCAGGCGCGCGCGCAAAGTGCGAAGATTGGCGTAGCAGAAGCCGCCTTATATCCAAGCTTTTCTCTGTTCGGTTCGATTGGCATCGACAGTACCGTTCCAGATGGGAGTAGCTTTAGTTTTAGTGACTCTCTCACCATGGTTGCTGGCCCAGCGTTTAGCTGGAACATTTTCCAATATGGCCGGGTGAAAAATAACATCCGTTTCGAAGATGCCAGCTTTCAAGAAACCTTAACCAACTACAACAAAAAAGTACTCCAGGCCGTTAATGAGGTCACCAACGCCTTAGAAGCTTATGACCTGTATTTACAACAAAAATCGCTACGTTTGCAGTCGGTAAACTCCTCGATTCGTGCCTTCAACATTTCGATGACGCAATACGAAAATGGTCAAATCTCTTTTGAACGTCTGCTGAACTCTGTTGAAAAGATGACGCGTGCAGAAGACAACTACGCCTCTATCAAAGGTAATGTCGCTAACCAAGTCGTGGCTTTATATAAGTCCCTTGGTGGCGGCTGGCAAGCACAAACGGGTAAACCCTTCTTATCTGATTCAATTGCTAAACAGATGGTCGACCGCACCGATTGGGATGGGTATTTAGACCAAGAGAACCGTGTTCTTCCACCGCTTCCTATTGAACAGACAACTGGCACTGTTCCTAAAGGGGAGGAACCATAA
- a CDS encoding DUF1656 domain-containing protein: MPYELSWGDVYFSPLLLVLFLAVTATWITVILLNKTRLSRFIAFPSLTFIAIMVFYVVAIDSFYIQF; this comes from the coding sequence ATGCCCTATGAACTCTCTTGGGGTGATGTGTACTTTTCCCCTTTACTTCTGGTGCTTTTTCTAGCGGTCACCGCAACCTGGATAACCGTGATCCTATTGAATAAGACGCGCTTGTCTCGTTTTATCGCTTTTCCGTCGCTGACTTTCATCGCCATCATGGTCTTTTATGTGGTGGCGATTGACAGCTTTTATATTCAATTTTAG
- a CDS encoding HlyD family secretion protein, translated as MKKLFVIALNLVILGGAAWLGYQKYEEYFNNPWTRDGQVRANVIKVAPRVSGPIVNVAVKDNQEVTTGDLLFEIDPTTYEVALSQAEVGLERSIVSSRGKKIEYDRLMDIRAKDRGAVSHKDLIRREIAYEESLLQIKSAEEQLKSAKLNLSYTKVYATVDGFVSNLDIRNGTQAVANQPLLALIDKHSFWVFGFFRENQLEQIESGSKAKVTLMSHPDTPIDATVDSIGWGIAPRDGTVGYNLLPNVNPVFQWIRLAQRIPVRIAIDELPEEIELRFGLSASIMVMKDSSENNE; from the coding sequence ATGAAAAAACTATTCGTAATTGCACTCAATCTTGTCATTCTTGGTGGCGCAGCTTGGCTCGGCTATCAAAAGTATGAAGAGTATTTTAATAACCCCTGGACACGCGATGGTCAGGTGCGTGCTAACGTCATCAAAGTCGCGCCACGAGTATCCGGCCCCATTGTGAACGTCGCAGTTAAAGACAACCAGGAAGTAACAACCGGCGACCTATTGTTTGAGATAGACCCAACTACCTACGAGGTTGCGTTGTCGCAAGCGGAAGTAGGACTGGAAAGATCCATCGTCAGTTCTCGCGGTAAAAAAATTGAATACGACCGCTTAATGGATATCCGAGCGAAAGATCGTGGTGCCGTCTCTCATAAAGATCTTATTCGCCGCGAGATCGCCTATGAGGAATCTCTGCTGCAAATTAAATCCGCAGAAGAACAGCTAAAGTCTGCCAAGTTAAATCTAAGCTATACCAAGGTTTACGCAACTGTTGATGGGTTTGTATCCAATCTGGATATCCGCAATGGCACACAAGCGGTTGCCAATCAGCCGTTACTCGCGCTTATCGACAAACACAGCTTCTGGGTGTTTGGCTTCTTCCGTGAAAACCAGTTAGAGCAAATTGAGTCAGGTAGTAAAGCAAAAGTCACTTTGATGTCTCATCCGGATACGCCAATTGACGCAACCGTCGATTCTATTGGCTGGGGTATTGCGCCAAGAGACGGAACAGTGGGTTATAACTTACTGCCAAATGTGAACCCTGTCTTCCAATGGATTCGTCTGGCACAACGTATACCGGTTCGCATTGCCATCGACGAGTTGCCAGAAGAGATTGAGCTTCGATTTGGCCTTTCCGCCTCCATCATGGTGATGAAAGACTCATCAGAAAATAATGAATAA
- a CDS encoding potassium channel family protein: MVIGKKLKNINEENNFFYLTLSLIVLLIGSASAQMANEGAIEYILQACTVITFIVCFASLRFDRIWSRFLYTLVAVWVLVIVIKTIFHIQEMNVVMLALTFAFFFGTFKSIARQILFTGHVNSNKVIGSVALFLLLGLMWAIAYLILLEFSPQAFTGMEAISWGQNFSNAAYFSFVTLTTLGYGDISPLTPLAQVIVYLEAITGVFYMAIVVSSLVSSNIDHQVNKNG; this comes from the coding sequence ATGGTCATTGGTAAAAAACTCAAAAACATTAATGAAGAAAATAACTTCTTCTATCTGACACTATCACTGATCGTGTTGTTGATTGGCAGTGCATCTGCTCAGATGGCGAACGAGGGCGCTATAGAATATATTTTACAGGCATGTACGGTTATCACATTTATCGTCTGCTTCGCCAGCCTTCGATTTGACAGAATCTGGTCTCGATTCCTTTACACCCTTGTTGCAGTCTGGGTGTTGGTCATCGTGATTAAAACGATTTTTCATATCCAAGAAATGAACGTGGTGATGCTCGCGTTAACCTTCGCGTTTTTCTTTGGCACTTTTAAATCTATTGCAAGACAGATCCTGTTTACTGGTCACGTCAACAGTAACAAAGTAATTGGTTCTGTTGCTTTATTCCTGTTGCTTGGTTTGATGTGGGCCATCGCCTACCTCATTTTGCTCGAGTTTTCACCACAGGCTTTTACTGGTATGGAGGCCATATCCTGGGGACAAAACTTCTCCAATGCAGCGTATTTCAGTTTCGTCACCCTGACCACTCTTGGTTATGGCGACATCAGCCCTCTGACTCCGTTGGCTCAAGTCATCGTTTATTTAGAGGCCATTACAGGTGTGTTTTATATGGCTATTGTGGTTTCTAGCCTCGTCAGTTCCAACATTGATCATCAGGTAAATAAAAATGGATAA
- a CDS encoding AI-2E family transporter, with amino-acid sequence MDKSSERNESKIFISNMVESAIRIGLIFVLFMFTYDIIRPFILPVIWGAIIAVALLPVTKRLQRAYGGRRGLAATTIALLGIALLVTPLVMVSGSIYDGATHALQVLQNGDVKIPGPKPSVADWPLVGDKLYDTWTLFSTNLEQAIQTFMPQIKSALTSLLGMMGGALGSVLLSILSLAIAAGFMTYSESLASGLTTIAIRTAGDNAKSWATLIAATIKSVLLGVVGVAAIQALLIGAGFFVFGVPAAGLLTLILMILCIAQLPALLAVLPVIGYMYMTQDSTTATLFTVWAVVGALSENLLKPMLMGRGVDTPMPIILIGAIGGMLVYGIVGLFLGAVILSIWYELFVWWLSIEKAQQQEEIAELLEESGEQSESGNGAGI; translated from the coding sequence ATGGATAAATCATCGGAAAGAAATGAAAGTAAGATTTTCATCAGTAATATGGTGGAATCGGCAATACGTATTGGCTTGATCTTCGTATTGTTTATGTTTACTTACGACATCATCAGGCCTTTCATCCTTCCCGTAATTTGGGGGGCAATCATTGCAGTGGCACTTTTACCCGTCACTAAAAGGCTACAACGAGCCTATGGTGGCAGACGCGGTCTAGCGGCGACCACCATTGCTCTGCTAGGTATCGCTCTGCTAGTGACTCCATTAGTCATGGTCTCTGGTTCCATTTACGACGGTGCAACCCACGCACTGCAAGTACTTCAAAATGGCGATGTTAAAATACCAGGTCCAAAGCCATCCGTTGCTGACTGGCCTCTTGTCGGTGATAAACTTTACGACACCTGGACCCTTTTCTCGACCAATTTAGAGCAGGCAATTCAAACTTTTATGCCTCAGATTAAGTCAGCATTGACCTCCCTGCTTGGCATGATGGGTGGCGCTCTGGGTAGTGTGTTGCTTTCTATCTTGTCTCTCGCCATTGCCGCGGGCTTTATGACTTACTCGGAATCATTGGCGTCAGGACTCACCACTATCGCAATTCGCACCGCAGGTGACAATGCAAAAAGCTGGGCAACACTGATTGCAGCGACAATTAAAAGCGTACTGCTTGGCGTTGTCGGTGTCGCAGCGATTCAAGCGTTGCTGATTGGTGCAGGTTTCTTCGTATTCGGCGTTCCTGCCGCTGGTTTGCTCACTCTTATCTTAATGATTTTGTGTATCGCTCAACTACCTGCGCTTTTAGCGGTGTTACCTGTGATTGGCTACATGTACATGACTCAAGACAGTACGACGGCAACCTTGTTTACCGTTTGGGCAGTTGTTGGTGCGCTTTCTGAAAACTTACTGAAGCCAATGCTAATGGGCCGAGGCGTGGATACTCCGATGCCGATTATACTGATTGGTGCCATCGGCGGTATGCTTGTCTACGGTATCGTAGGCCTCTTCCTTGGCGCGGTCATCCTTTCAATTTGGTATGAGTTATTCGTTTGGTGGCTAAGCATTGAGAAAGCCCAACAGCAAGAAGAAATAGCCGAGCTACTCGAGGAGTCAGGTGAACAAAGTGAGTCTGGCAACGGTGCTGGTATTTAA
- a CDS encoding DUF2057 domain-containing protein, which produces MKLIKPLTCALALAMSSMAFADVTIGVPDDVSILAANGEKVKLSGGFLASEKTFTLPDGVNQVVFRFSPFFNQGNDRVSVESDVIITRFSASDSKLTFQLPEYRNMRDAEDNIKNLDWKLVDASGNAIAVEQDTLIKEGMQIGRDYVRESEDYNRAGGVAAIAVAGAVVQPMTLPAEIPEDMKQARAAAKADSTAEEMLHFWYQKADAETKARFKAYINQQ; this is translated from the coding sequence ATGAAATTGATCAAGCCCTTAACTTGCGCGCTCGCTCTGGCAATGAGTAGCATGGCATTCGCTGACGTAACCATTGGTGTTCCTGACGACGTTTCAATACTCGCTGCGAATGGTGAAAAAGTGAAGCTTTCTGGCGGTTTTCTAGCTTCAGAAAAAACATTTACGCTACCTGACGGGGTAAACCAAGTTGTGTTCCGCTTTTCACCATTTTTCAACCAAGGCAATGATCGCGTTAGCGTTGAAAGTGATGTTATCATCACTCGATTCTCTGCATCGGACTCGAAGTTAACATTCCAACTTCCAGAGTATCGCAATATGCGTGATGCTGAGGACAACATCAAAAATCTAGATTGGAAACTGGTTGACGCATCTGGCAATGCGATTGCCGTTGAGCAAGACACGCTGATTAAAGAAGGTATGCAGATTGGCCGTGATTATGTTCGTGAATCAGAGGATTACAATAGAGCTGGCGGCGTGGCAGCAATTGCGGTTGCAGGGGCGGTGGTTCAGCCAATGACTTTACCTGCTGAGATTCCTGAGGATATGAAGCAAGCACGAGCGGCTGCAAAAGCAGATTCAACCGCAGAAGAAATGCTGCACTTCTGGTACCAAAAAGCGGATGCGGAAACGAAAGCTCGCTTCAAAGCGTACATCAACCAACAGTAA